The region GCAAGCCATCCCGGCCGATGTCGCGGAACTCATCTCCTGAGCCTATTCTCTGAACGAATACCCTGAGCAAATTGCAGGAACAACAGATGCAAAACGTGGTTTTAGCAACCGGCAATGCCGGTAAAGTGCGTGAACTCGCCGGTCTGCTGGCGGATTTCGGTCTCGACGTGGTGGCGCAAACCACGTTGGGCGTCGACTCCGCCGAAGAAACCGGTTTGACCTTTATCGAAAACGCCATTCTGAAAGCGCGCCACGCCGCGCGTGAAACCGGCCTGCCCGCCATCGCCGACGACTCCGGTCTGGCGGTGGACGCGCTGGGCGGCGCGCCGGGAATTTATTCCGCCCGTTACGCCGGGGAAGACGCCAGCGACCGGCAGAATCTGGACAAGCTGTTGGTCGCGCTGGACAACGTGCCGGATGAGCAGCGTCAGGCCAGCTTCCACTGCGTACTGGTGTATTTGCGCCACGCCGACGACCCGACGCCGCTGGTGTGCCACGGCAGTTGGCAGGGCGTCATCGCCCGCACGCCTGCCGGCGAAAGCGGCTTCGGCTACGACCCGGTGTTTTTTGTGCCGTCAATCGGCAAAACCGCCGCCGAACTGAGCCGCGAAGAGAAAAACGCCCTCTCTCACCGCGGTCAGGCGCTGCGTAAGCTGCTGGATGCCCTGCGACATGCTTAATCTGCCGCCGCTCAGCCTGTACATTCACATTCCCTGGTGCGTACAGAAGTGCCCCTATTGCGACTTCAACTCTCACGCGCTGAAAGGCGAGGTGCCCCACGACGACTACGTGGCGCACCTGCTGGCGGATCTGGACGCCGACCTGCCGCTGGCGGGCGGGCGGCCGCTGCACAGCATTTTTATCGGCGGCGGCACGCCGAGCCTGCTCAGCGCCGAGGCGATGCAACAGTTGCTGGATGGCGTGCGGGCGCGATTGTCCTTGCCGGCCGAGGCGGAAATCACCATGGAAGCGAATCCCGGTACGGTGGAAGCCGACCGGTTCAGCGGCTACCAGCGGGCGGGCATTAACCGGATTTCCATCGGCGTGCAGAGTTTCAGCCCGGATAAGCTGACGCGGCTGGGCCGCATCCACGGTCCGGAAGAGGCCAGGCGCGCCGCACGGCTGGCCGCCGGCCTGGGGTTGCGCAGTTTTAATCTGGACCTGATGCACGGGCTGCCGGAGCAATCGCTGGACGAGGCGCTGGACG is a window of Dickeya solani IPO 2222 DNA encoding:
- a CDS encoding XTP/dITP diphosphatase codes for the protein MQNVVLATGNAGKVRELAGLLADFGLDVVAQTTLGVDSAEETGLTFIENAILKARHAARETGLPAIADDSGLAVDALGGAPGIYSARYAGEDASDRQNLDKLLVALDNVPDEQRQASFHCVLVYLRHADDPTPLVCHGSWQGVIARTPAGESGFGYDPVFFVPSIGKTAAELSREEKNALSHRGQALRKLLDALRHA